A genomic window from Halorubrum trapanicum includes:
- a CDS encoding CBS domain-containing protein produces MNVADAMTPRSELVVVEIPGSRNDVLEYIQEHGFSSVPVVKDVDGDEVYRGLVTRDDLIDQPDEDQLALLMREVPTAGAADDIVDAARTMVAEGSRRLPVVDGDELVGILTVTDVVRAIARGEVDGETEVGELATREVNATHAGTPLPVAEREIALSGVPYAVVLDDEAAVAGMLTEVDILAVARVVEGEASTGDSIAEEDSEWSWEGIKATGARYLPTRNVEIPAEAVRHFMTADLVTVNATRTAKEVAQELISNDIEQVPLVSGTDLDGIVRDVDLLEGL; encoded by the coding sequence ATGAACGTCGCAGACGCCATGACGCCCCGGTCGGAGCTCGTCGTCGTCGAGATCCCCGGGAGCCGGAACGACGTGTTGGAGTACATCCAGGAGCACGGGTTCTCCTCGGTCCCGGTCGTGAAGGACGTCGACGGCGACGAGGTGTACCGCGGGCTCGTCACGCGCGACGACCTGATCGACCAGCCGGACGAGGACCAGCTCGCGCTGCTGATGCGCGAGGTCCCGACCGCGGGGGCCGCCGACGACATCGTCGACGCCGCGCGGACGATGGTCGCGGAGGGGTCGCGGCGGCTCCCCGTGGTCGACGGCGACGAGCTCGTCGGCATCCTCACCGTCACCGACGTTGTGCGGGCGATCGCCCGCGGCGAGGTCGACGGCGAGACCGAGGTGGGCGAGCTCGCGACGCGCGAGGTCAACGCGACCCACGCGGGGACGCCGCTGCCGGTCGCCGAGCGCGAGATCGCGCTCTCCGGCGTCCCGTACGCGGTCGTCCTCGACGACGAGGCCGCGGTCGCCGGGATGCTCACCGAGGTCGACATCTTAGCGGTCGCCCGCGTCGTCGAGGGCGAGGCGAGTACCGGCGACTCGATCGCCGAGGAGGACTCCGAGTGGTCTTGGGAGGGGATCAAGGCGACCGGCGCCCGTTACCTCCCGACCCGGAACGTCGAGATCCCGGCGGAGGCGGTCCGCCACTTCATGACCGCGGACCTCGTCACCGTCAACGCCACGCGGACGGCCAAGGAGGTGGCACAGGAGCTCATCAGCAACGACATCGAGCAGGTCCCGCTCGTCTCGGGCACCGACCTCGACGGGATCGTCCGGGACGTCGACCTGCTGGAGGGGCTGTAG